In the Clostridium cellulovorans 743B genome, AATTATGGGATTATTATCACCAGTTATTAATTCTTTTATGTAATAAGAAATATAGAGTAAGGATAATCCTTACTCTATATTTTTTTTACATTTACTGCTTGAAGTTTGTTATTGTGTTCAGCAGTTTCGAAGGAAACCTTGTCACCTTCTTCTAGAGACTTATAGCCTTCACCAGAGATACCAGAATAATGAACAAATATTTCTGAGCCATCATCAGAGGTGATGAAGCCATAACCTTTTAAACCATTAAACCATTTTACATTACCTTGCATGAAAAAACCTCCTAAAATCTAATGCATATATGGTATTTCCATCTTTTCATCTATTTATGCATTATACTGATTTGAAGCCTTTGAGTATAATAACAAAAATACAGGAAAATCTTCTTCGATTTATTGGGAACTTGCAAATTATATTGAAGTATTAAAACCTTTACAAAATTCGATTAAAATGGTTTATATTTTAATGATTTTATATAAAAATTTAAGTGGATTTTCGAAAAAATCAGTTTATATTTTCAAGAAAAATGTAATAATATGTATCAAAGGAGGAAAGTTGATATAAACGGAGGAAAATAGACTAATTTAAGGCTCATCAAAAAAAATAGAAAGTTTCTAAGTTTAAGATTTTGAAAAATATATGATATAATATGGATAACGTTTTCAAGGTAAATAAGGAGGCAGAGGGAATGATTTTTGACACTCATGCTCATTATGATGATGACGCTTTTGACGAAGATAGAGAAGAAATTATCAGAGAGATAACAGAAAATGGAGTTAAAAACATATTGAATTGCGCAGCTTCCATGGATGGGGTTTATAAATCTATAGAACTTGCGAAAAAATATGATTGTTTTTATGCAGCAGTGGGAATTCATCCAGAACATGCAGATCAATTGGATAAAGATAATTTAGAGATTATAAGAAATTTGGCAAAAGAGTCAAAGGTTTTAGCTATAGGAGAAATCGGGCTAGATTATTATTGGGAGGAGAATCCTCCAAGAGAAGTGCAGCAAAAAGCACTTAGAGATCAAATGAAGCTAGCAGAAGAATTAGACTTACCTGTAATTATTCACGATAGAGAAGCTCATGAGGATACTCTAAAAATCCTAAAGGAGTTTCCAAGGGTTAAAGGTGTTGTTCATGCATACTCTGGAAGTGTGGAAATGGCGAGGCAATGCGTTAAACTAGGTTATTATCTTGGCATCGGAGGAGTATTAACCTTCAAGAATGCTAGAAAACTCGTTGAGGTAGTAGAGGAAATACCCCTAGAACATTTGGTGGTAGAGACTGATGCGCCTTATATGACGCCTGTTCCATATAGAGGAGAAAGGAATAGATCTGATTACATAAGCTATGTCATTAAGAAAATAGCAGAGATTAAAAACATAGAGGAAGAAACTGTAAATAAACGACTGATTTCTAATTCTTATGATTTGCTAAAAATTGGTAAA is a window encoding:
- a CDS encoding TatD family hydrolase, with product MIFDTHAHYDDDAFDEDREEIIREITENGVKNILNCAASMDGVYKSIELAKKYDCFYAAVGIHPEHADQLDKDNLEIIRNLAKESKVLAIGEIGLDYYWEENPPREVQQKALRDQMKLAEELDLPVIIHDREAHEDTLKILKEFPRVKGVVHAYSGSVEMARQCVKLGYYLGIGGVLTFKNARKLVEVVEEIPLEHLVVETDAPYMTPVPYRGERNRSDYISYVIKKIAEIKNIEEETVNKRLISNSYDLLKIGK
- a CDS encoding cold-shock protein, which codes for MQGNVKWFNGLKGYGFITSDDGSEIFVHYSGISGEGYKSLEEGDKVSFETAEHNNKLQAVNVKKI